A genomic region of Barnesiella viscericola DSM 18177 contains the following coding sequences:
- a CDS encoding GntP family permease, with protein sequence MDSTVGALLGLLVAIGLIIKKVSPAYSLILGALIGGLAGGLSLEEVVASMTEGVKGVSSAVLRILTAGVLSGVLIKTGAAMTISNAIIRFWGEKRVYLALAFATMLLCAVGVFIDVAVITVAPVALSIGRRLGVPTPQLLLVMIGGGKCGNIISPNPNTIIAAENFGADLSSVMFANVVPALIGLLFTVFVIARFFPVPERRVHSDCETVADDRTLPPLWSSLVAPVVTILLLALRPLCGITVDPLIALPVGGLCGLLCMKQWKNALPSIEFGLQKMSVIAVLLIGTGTIAGVIQDSTLKDHILVLLDHISVGKELIAPVSGILMSAATASTTAGATLASASFADTILAVGVSSVWGAAMVNAGSTVLDHLPHGSFFHATGGVCELSFKERMKLIPYESLIGAVLTLCSTLMYWICR encoded by the coding sequence ATGGATAGTACGGTAGGTGCATTGTTGGGTCTGTTGGTGGCGATAGGATTGATTATCAAAAAGGTATCGCCTGCATATAGCCTCATTCTGGGTGCTTTGATCGGCGGCTTGGCCGGAGGCCTCTCGCTGGAAGAGGTGGTAGCCTCGATGACCGAGGGGGTGAAAGGAGTCTCTTCGGCCGTGTTGCGCATCTTGACAGCCGGGGTGCTGTCGGGGGTGTTGATCAAGACCGGTGCCGCCATGACCATCTCGAATGCCATCATTCGGTTCTGGGGCGAGAAGCGCGTCTATCTGGCACTGGCCTTCGCCACGATGCTCTTGTGTGCGGTAGGGGTGTTTATCGATGTGGCGGTCATTACGGTAGCCCCGGTAGCCCTCTCGATAGGTCGCCGGCTGGGAGTCCCCACTCCGCAGTTGCTGCTGGTGATGATTGGGGGCGGAAAGTGCGGCAACATTATCTCGCCCAACCCCAACACAATTATCGCGGCCGAGAATTTCGGGGCCGATCTGTCGTCGGTCATGTTTGCCAATGTCGTCCCGGCCCTCATCGGGTTGCTCTTTACCGTCTTTGTCATAGCCCGCTTCTTCCCGGTACCCGAACGTCGAGTCCATTCCGACTGCGAGACCGTGGCCGATGACCGGACGTTACCCCCGTTGTGGAGCAGTCTGGTTGCCCCCGTCGTGACCATTCTCCTGCTGGCCTTGCGACCGTTGTGCGGAATTACCGTCGACCCGTTGATTGCTTTACCAGTGGGCGGTCTGTGCGGACTCCTCTGCATGAAGCAATGGAAAAACGCCCTGCCCAGTATCGAATTCGGGTTGCAGAAGATGTCGGTAATCGCCGTGCTGCTCATCGGTACGGGTACGATTGCCGGGGTCATTCAGGATTCTACCCTCAAAGACCACATATTGGTGCTGCTCGACCACATCAGTGTCGGGAAAGAGTTGATAGCCCCCGTCTCGGGTATCTTGATGTCGGCCGCTACGGCCTCCACGACGGCGGGAGCCACGCTGGCGTCGGCCTCATTTGCCGACACGATTCTGGCGGTAGGCGTTTCGTCGGTATGGGGTGCGGCCATGGTCAATGCCGGCTCTACCGTGCTCGACCATCTGCCCCACGGCTCTTTCTTCCACGCCACGGGCGGGGTGTGTGAGCTCTCCTTCAAGGAGCGGATGAAATTGATTCCTTATGAAAGCCTCATCGGGGCTGTATTAACCTTGTGTTCCACGTTAATGTATTGGATATGTCGTTGA
- a CDS encoding glycerate kinase family protein — protein MKRIILAFDSFKGCASSQEIAAAARQGITDCLAGCEVVTVPVADGGEGTAEAICASLPVERVSCRVHDPLMCPIEATYGITADGTTAVMEMAAASGLPLVPPEKRNPLLTTTWGTGEMIADALSRGCRRIVMGIGGSATNDAGTGLLAALGYRFLDDQGEELFPAGKNLERIARIDESGANEALSETTFTIACDVNNPFYGPRGAAAIYAPQKGASPDDVALLEKGMVHYARVIESSKHIDISTIPGAGAAGGLGGGMLPFLRAELHSGIDIVLEMLRFDEIIRGADLILTGEGKLDRQTGMGKALGGVLRHAKREQVPVIALGGCVEDCEVLNQMGFAGVFSIQPAPVSLQQAMDRAFALQNIRQVVSQIMRTLQIVNHG, from the coding sequence ATGAAAAGGATAATTTTAGCATTTGATTCATTCAAGGGTTGTGCAAGTTCGCAAGAGATAGCCGCCGCTGCCCGACAGGGGATTACCGATTGCCTGGCCGGGTGCGAGGTGGTGACGGTACCGGTGGCCGATGGCGGCGAAGGTACGGCCGAGGCGATTTGTGCCAGCCTGCCCGTCGAGCGGGTGTCGTGCCGGGTTCACGACCCGCTCATGTGCCCGATAGAGGCTACCTATGGCATCACGGCCGACGGTACGACTGCCGTGATGGAGATGGCGGCGGCCAGTGGATTGCCGCTGGTACCGCCCGAAAAGCGGAATCCCCTGCTCACGACCACCTGGGGTACCGGCGAGATGATTGCCGATGCGTTGAGCCGCGGGTGTCGTCGCATCGTCATGGGGATTGGCGGCAGCGCCACCAACGATGCGGGTACGGGACTGTTGGCCGCACTGGGCTATCGGTTTCTCGATGACCAGGGCGAGGAGCTCTTCCCGGCGGGAAAGAACTTGGAGCGCATAGCCCGCATCGACGAAAGTGGGGCCAACGAAGCCTTGAGCGAGACTACCTTTACGATTGCCTGCGATGTGAACAATCCCTTCTACGGCCCTCGCGGTGCAGCTGCGATTTATGCCCCTCAAAAGGGCGCTTCGCCCGACGACGTGGCCTTGTTGGAGAAGGGCATGGTCCATTATGCCCGCGTGATAGAGTCGTCGAAGCACATCGATATTTCGACCATTCCGGGTGCTGGGGCTGCCGGCGGATTGGGTGGAGGCATGCTGCCCTTCCTTCGGGCCGAGTTGCACTCGGGCATCGACATTGTGTTGGAGATGCTCCGCTTCGACGAGATTATACGGGGTGCCGACTTGATTCTGACCGGCGAAGGTAAACTGGACCGGCAGACGGGTATGGGGAAAGCCTTGGGAGGTGTTCTGCGCCATGCGAAGCGCGAGCAGGTCCCGGTCATCGCTCTGGGCGGTTGCGTAGAGGATTGCGAGGTATTGAATCAGATGGGCTTTGCCGGTGTCTTTTCCATACAGCCGGCGCCGGTCTCGTTGCAGCAGGCGATGGACCGTGCGTTTGCCTTGCAGAATATCCGGCAGGTCGTTTCACAGATAATGCGGACCCTTCAAATCGTAAACCATGGATAG